In the Coturnix japonica isolate 7356 chromosome 6, Coturnix japonica 2.1, whole genome shotgun sequence genome, one interval contains:
- the PGAM1 gene encoding phosphoglycerate mutase 1, giving the protein MRASHCPARGGVGRVSCVRRRQREERGGCRAPAAMAAYRLVLVRHGESAWNLENRFCGWYDADLSPAGQQEARRGGEALRDAGYEFDICFTSVQKRAIRTLWNVLDAIDQMWLPVVRTWRLNERHYGALTGLNKAETAAKHGEAQVKIWRRSFDIPPPPMQSDHPFFTAISKDRRYADLTEDQLPTCESLKDTIARALPFWNEEIVPQIKEGKRVLIAAHGNSLRGIVKHLEGMSEEAIMELNLPTGIPIVYELDKNLKPVKPMQFLGDAETVRKAMEAVAAQGKVKK; this is encoded by the exons ATGCGCGCCTCGCACTGCCCGGCGCGGGGCGGCGTGGGGCGGGTCAGTTGCGtgcggcggcggcagcgggagGAGCGGGGTGGTTGTAGAGCTCCAGCTGCCATGGCCGCGTACCGCCTCGTGCTCGTCCGACACGGCGAGAGCGCGTGGAACCTGGAGAACCGCTTCTGCGGCTGGTACGACGCCGACCTCAGCCCCGCCGGGCAGCAGGAGGCGAGGCGCGGCGGAGAGGCCCTGCGAG ACGCCGGCTATGAGTTCGATATCTGCTTCACGTCGGTGCAGAAGCGGGCCATCCGCACCCTATGGAACGTGCTGGACGCCATCGACCAGATGTGGCTGCCCGTGGTGCGGACGTGGCGCCTCAATGAGCGGCACTACGGGGCCCTGACCGGGCTCAACAAGGCCGAGACGGCCGCCAAGCACGGCGAGGCCCAGGTGAAGATCTGGAGGCGCTCCTTCGACATCCCCCCGCCGCCCATGCAGTCGGACCACCCCTTCTTCACCGCCATCAGCAAG GATCGTCGCTATGCTGATCTGACTGAGGACCAGCTGCCCACGTGTGAGAGCCTGAAGGACACCATCGCCCGGGCCCTGCCCTTCTGGAATGAGGAAATTGTCCCGCAGATCAAAGAGGGCAAGAGAGTCCTTATCGCAGCCCATGGCAACAGCCTGCGGGGGATTGTCAAGCACTTGGAAG GCATGTCCGAAGAGGCCATCATGGAGCTGAACCTGCCCACTGGAATCCCAATTGTGTACGAATTAGACAAGAACCTGAAGCCTGTCAAGCCCATGCAGTTCCTAGGAGATGCGGAGACGGTGCGCAAGGCCATGGAGGCTGTTGCTGCTCAGGGCAAAGTCAAGAAATGA